In the genome of Caldisphaera lagunensis DSM 15908, the window ATCACTATGGAATATACCAGCACTAAAGTCAACTTTAACAGTTGTTGGTAATCAAACCTTTGTTTCTAATTTATATATAAGCCATTCTTATCAGATGTTATTATTGTTTATGGCAACTATAAGGGCTATAGCAGTTATCTACTTTAATTATCCAGAATTTTCACAAACAATAAAGAATACCATAAATATAATTTACTATAATTTCAAAGACTGGAATAATTGCACACATATTTATTTTATCCATATATAAATAGGCTTGCAAATATAAATGGGATGTTTCCGTGAAAGAAGAAGTGAATGCATCCGTGAACATAGCCGATGCCTTAATAAGAGGTATGAGTAGAAGTATGTAAGCATCCCAAGGGGAGAATAAAGGTATATCATGAAGGTACTAGAAACCCCAAAGCTCCATCTGAATCGGTAACACAAAATCTACCTTCCTTAAAAATAAACCTATATAGTTAATAAACTTAATTTAATCTTTAACTAAACAATATTTCATTAAATATGCTATCAATAAATAAATGAGTAGACAAGATCTTCTCTTTGTATATGGTGAATATGAAATAGATAAGCATTACTATACAGAAATACTAGAGTTCTAAACATACTTAGTTGCTGGTAAACAAAAGAAATGACTTGATTTCATTAAGATGCCTCTATGGGATTTCTTACTTTGTTACATAGATCTTATACTTGATCCTTTGGTAAATCAGTTGTGGCCCCTGGCAAAGTACTTGTTTATATTATCTTCTCCTTTCTATAAACGATTAGTCTGAACTTCATTTGCTCCTCTTTCTAATGTCTTTTGTTATTAGTTGTACATATTCCCCATCAAATTCAATATAGATTTTTACATCGCCAATTGTACTCATACGATATAGTTGAATTGTGATATAGAGTTTATTAGTTTAGCAGAATAAAAATGGGTCAAGAGTTATCAATTTTCTTGATTCAATGCTATTATTTGTTTTACTGGTTTTTTACTATATCCTCTTCACACATTCTATTTACTTGAGGGGATAACACTAATATTAGTATCTTTTCCTTATGTTTTGTTGTATAATTCTGAAAACTTTTTTCTAAACTCTCTAATCCCTCTATTGGTTTCCATACTTTCTTAACAGTGATAAAAAACAACAAGTCTCTCTATTCATGGTGGGGTAAAGTTTTTTGACTGCCCGAATACTTTAAAATGAAAGGCAATACAGTTTTGGGGAAAATTACCCTCATGGTGAGTTCAACGCGGTTTGTTCCAGTGTCCCTATATAAAACATATCTCCCTGAGTCTCGATGAAGTGGAATTGAGGGTAACGCCCCCAAATGGATAGAAGTAATATAATGAAGATCCAACCATTATATGCTGCTAGACAAATGGAGCTGAGTGAATCCCCTCCACTAGCTATGAGATGATGAAGATGAAAGCTATAAACCACAAACCAATAAACCCTAAGGGAATTCCTTAGCGTGGGGAAGTATGTCAGAATAGTACTATATATTAGATAATCAACAAAAGCAATAATTTTTTAAAATACTCGAAATAATTTATAAAATAGCTAGGTAAAACAGTAAAAATAAAAAGAGGTAATCTAATCAATATAATTGGGCGGCGGTAGTCTAGCCTGGATTAGGACGCTGGCCTTCCAAGCCAGAGGTCCCGGGTTCAAATCCCGGCCGCCGCATTTTATATTATAATTAAAAATTATCTTAATGATAACCTACAAACTAACAATAGAACTACCTTCTTCAAAGGCTTGATAAAATTTTAAACATTATTAATTAACTTATCAAGAGATTAAGCTATGCAAAGCATAGTCAATCAAAGGGAATCGTAAGTACATTAACTATGAGTTTCTCTATATTTCTTATAGAGTTAATTCTTATGTTATGCTAAAAGATTGATTTAGTGTGGTTATTTCAAAACAAAATTGCTTGTTTAGAGATATTATATCGTAGAATTTATAGAATATTAAGAGAATACTGATTATAATTAAAATTAGCATTAGATTACTATAAAGATGTCATCTATTCACAAAGGCTTGATTTAGAAATTTAAGAAAAGTAGATATCTTAAGGAGTAAAGCTATGACTAAGATTATAGCTAAATTATAAACTCAGCATTGATGAAGAGAAAGCTAGAGTTTTAGGTAAAGATGTAGAAATTATTTGTTACCAACATAATCTTGATTTTTATATTCGGAAAATTAAAGAAGCTAGGTTTGTTAATAAAGAAAAGGTTTGTTAATAAAGGTTTAAGTAGGAAAGAAAGAGAAGAGGGGAGTAAAAGTAAGAAAAGAGAAGACATTAAAATAATTTAATAGTTGTTTATATTAATGTAAATTAACCGCGTCTTTCTTTGGATGGGGTCTCTAAGAGAAAAAGAATATTTTTACATCGTAAAAATTATCAGGAAATGATTTTTAATTTATATTATATTTTTTTAATTCTCATAGCTATATCGTAAGGAAAAGGATTACCTATGGGTTCTATAATTCCTTTACCATCTATACCTCTTGGTATTTGCAATCCTAAAGAACTCAATACTGTTGGAGAAACATCATAATTAGTTAATGGTGATGATAAATTGATTTTGCCTTTTTCTTTAATACCCCTTCCATATGCTATAAATGTACCATATATATGATGATTTGTTCTTAAATCTAATCTAAGCCTTGATAGAGAGAATGGATATCTAGAAAAGTCAAGATATGTGTCATTAAAAAATTTAGGAATAAATAGAGCTGATGGGAAATCAGGAAAATAAATACCATTGAACAATTCCTCACATTTTTTAATATCAACATATTTGCTCACTTCATCATTTTTTATTATTTTTATTATTTCATCTCTAATTTCATCATTTAAAAAATAGGTAGTCCATACATCGGCTGGATCATGCATATCATGGCTAAAGCCAATCTTTTCTATTTCGCTTTCATAACCAGTAAATGCTTCTATTTGATTTAACTTATATAATTCATTTCTGTACCTCAAAAAATTAAAATATTTTCTTATTAATGTCTTTTTTATTATTAATCTAAAAGGAATTTTTAAATAGAGGGAAAGCTTATCAACTATTGTATATGCAATTGTAAACATGTTTTTTTCATATCCATTACCATATAATATGGGCACAAGAGGATTTGCATATTTTCTATAAGCTGCTAAACCATGATCTGATACAATAAATATGTTATCAAAATTTAAAAAAAAGGCTAATAGAGAATCTATTTCTTCCCATATATTTCTTGACCTTTTTCTAATATTTAATACCTCATCGGGATCCTTATGAAAAGCTTGATCAGGGAAGGGTAAAATGATTGTATATAACTCATAACTTTTCTCTTCAATAATTTTTTCAAATCCTTTTATATATGAGATTGTTTTATCATAAGGATTTAATCCAGGATCAAAATATTTCAAAAATTTTTTCAAATCATCCCTATTGGTTTCTACTCTAGGCGAGATAAGTGTATCACTTATTATATCAGAATTTGCTGTATTCCAATTTCCTTCTATTGGCCAAGTTAATGGATAGTTTATTACTAAAGTATTTTTTCTTTTAAATGATGAAATTTCAAAAAAACGAGGAAACCTAACATCTTTGCTTGTATAGTATCTCCATTTAGCAGTAATTTTTTTATAACTTTTTTCATTTGCATCTTTTCTTTCATCAATGATCTTTATTAATTTAGTAAAACCCCATATCCCATGCTTAGCAGGGTTTACACCAGTTGCTATACTTGTCCATTCAATTGGTGTAACAGGTGGTATTGATAATAAGCTATGGGTTTCTCCTTTTTTAATAATTTTTTCTAGATTTGGTAAATCAACTTTTTTTAATGCATTTTTTAATATTTGAGGTGATAGCCCGTCTAAACCCAATACCAATACTTTCATTTTTTCACTCATAATAAAGTATTTTTATAAAATAATTTATGTCTTTTTATATGTGATGTTCAGGGAAAACATCGCATATCAAAATAATGCTTTCAAATTAAACTATAACTGGAATTTTTAGTTATGGTATTTTTTATCTCTACTTCTAAGGAAGTAAAAAATGATAAAAAGAGAAAAATATGTTAAAATCAAATGACCTACTTCCCTAAAAGATTACCTTAGTGTTCATTTGTTTGTGATCTATCGCCTTTATTTTCATCACTACTAGCTATTGGGATTTGTTCACAATGATTTGTTTGTCCAGCGATAGGCCATGGGTTTTTTTATTGGAGTTAATGTTGCAACATATTTATAAAAATTCAATTCTGATTCTGATGTTATGGCATTTAACAAACAAAAACCTTGCTTGCAGAAGAAATCGATACTACAACTAGGATGACCTAGTAATATTTTATATGACTGATTTTAACAATATTTCCTATATTATCTTCATTTATTTATCTTTCTTAACTCGAAGACAAAAAAGGAAGAGAAATAGGGAAACAGGAAATTCGAATTATTGTTTTTGTGTAGATTGTATATGTGGTAATTAAAATAGGTTTTAAATTAAATAAATTAACAAGAAATCATTATATATTATTTATTATAATTAAAATAAAAAATTTAAATAAATTTTGTGAAATGAATAAACTATATACCTTTAGCTCCTCCTCCTAAAGCTGCTAAACCTCTTATAAAATACCTACCTAATAATATAAAAATTACCAAGGGAACTATTGATCCTATGACACCTGCTGCGAAAGATCTATTATAAATTATTGCATAACCTCCTGCATATTGCCTAACTCCAATAGATAAAAGCATCAAATTTGGATTTGAAACTAATAGAATTGGTATAAAGAAATTATTCCATATTTCTAGAAATGTGAATATGAATGTTGATAAAAATCCTGGAACTAATAACGGCATCATAACTTTCCAAAAAACTATCCAATCATTACTTCCATCAATCTTTGCTGCTTCCAATAAATACTTTGGAATTGATGGCATAAATATTGACATTAATAGAGCTGCCATTGGAGTGTAGAACATAAAATAAGCAAAGATTACTCCATAATATGTATTATATATATGTAAGCTTGAAACTATCTGAATTAATGGAACAGTAGTTGTTTCAATTGGTAAATATGTTGCAAGAGATATAATTGCAAATCCTATAGTACTTAAAATATAATGTCTATCCATTATTATGTAGAAGAAATATGCTCCCATAGTCCCTAATAATGTAGCAAGTGCAGCAACAGGTAAAGCAATTAATGCTTCCCTAATTAAAGGATATTCTAATCCTATTAAACCATATATACCTCCAAAGCCATGCCACACAAAATAAAATGCTTCTCCGCTTGGTTTTGATGGTGGTAATAATGCTGGAGTAGATGCTGCAGCTATATTGGATTTTAGTCCTCCTATGAATAATGCATATAAGGGTATTAACCATAAGATTACTAATGCTGCAGCTACTAATTGTAGTATTGCATATTTAATAACTCTAAAATAGTAATTTTCACTTTTATACTTTTTATCACCAATTTCAGAACCCATTTCTCTCACCTCTTAAATACCCATTTCATTAGGCCAAATATAGCAAATGGAAGTATAACTGCTGCTGCTATAATTGTAACAATTATTGCCATTGCTGCTGATGCAGAGAAATATTCTGATATAAACAAATTATAGACATACATAACATAAGTCATTAAAGTCGGTGAAGTTGCGGAACCTCCTAATACAAATGGAATTGTAAACAATCTAAATGAAAACAAAAATAGTAATGCAGTTGAAATTATAAATCCATTCATAGAATTTGGTATTAAAATTCTAAATAGTATTTTAAAATTACCAGCTTTATCTAATTTAGCTGCCTCTATAATGGATTTATCAATGCCCATAAATGCTGCTAAATAGAATAGAGCAGCTAAACCGGTATATGCCCATATTTCAATCATAACCATAGAAAGCAAAGACATATTAGGCGTACCAAGCCAATAGGGGGCTGGTAAGTGCATTAATTTCAATAACCAATCAATCCCAATAGTTGGATTTAAAAGCCATTCCCATATCAATGCGCTTGTTGAACTTGCTATTGCTAAAGGGTATATAAAAATTGAAAGATAAATAGATCTTTGTACATTGCTTGGTATAAAATAAAGAAGCCCAGCTATAAATAAACCTAATAAATTTCCTATAGCTATCAAACCTATTGTAAATACTATTGTATGTGTTGTAGAAATTTTAAAGAAATATTGGGAAAACAAAAACTGATAGGTAGATAATCCTACAAACTTTGGCTTATGAACAAGTATTGACCAATTTTGAAAAGACAGCCATAAATTCCACACTACTGTAACTAATAATAGTCCAGAAAAAAATAGTGTCGGTATTACCATTAGGTATGCCTGTTTCTTCATAATAATTCTCCCCTATATCAAGTTTTGTATAAGCCAAGCTATAAACCTATTTATAATAAAAAAAATTTAAAAAATAAAAAATTTACCAAGTATATGAGGGGCATGTATAGTTTGACATATATGTATAAGTTGTTGGGTTAACCCATGGAGGCAAGTAATCTGCAAATGGTGAACCTTTCATACCTAAGAATCCAAAGCCATTCTGTGCTGCTGTTTGCCACTCGCTGCATTGTTGATGCATTATTGAAGCGAATTGTGAGTTAAATGTTGAAATATAAGCAGTTCCACCATTTTGTAATGCTAATGCCTGTGATATCATAGCAGAGAAAGTATCTGTAAACAAAGATTCGTCGCTCGGAGATATAGTGAATGCAGCTGGATCTGTTGCTGAAATATTCTTGAATGTTACGTAATCATACCATTGCGCTGTTGTAGGATAGAAATCTGTACCGTTGCTCCAAACTTCTACACCTTTTCCGCTAGACGTCCATATCTCCATTCCATTATATGAATCCCAGAATTTTGCAAATGTTATAGCTAATTGTTCTGCTGGATTATAAACTGATGGTACAGCTATTGAATCCTCATTAACTACATAGTTACCCCAAGTTCCGGGGAATGGTTGCTCCATAAGTGTTACATTTGTCCAATTTGTGTATGGAGGTACAGGCGCATAGGCATTAACATGATACCATATATATGCGTATTCTGTGACCCAATTACCATTTGTCTGGAAGAAAGCATTTCCATTAATTATATTAGCTAGCCCAGAAGACCAAGTTCCAGTTTGCCATCCAGAATAGTCATATTTTGTAAGCAACAAAAAGTCATAATCGGTTTGATTTATCAATGATTGTATATTAGGATCACTTAAGTTAATAACACCATACATTATTTCATTTAGAATCTTTGCTCCACCATTAGGTCCATATTCCTCAGAGGCTAATCCTAATAGTATGTTTTCCCATAAATTCAACTGATCCCAACCACCATCGCCACCTGGAACGACCCATATATTTGTTACACCTTTAGATGCTAAGTATTCTGTATCATTTACCAATTGTTGCACGGTCATAATTGGATATGATATATTATATTTTCTTAATAATTGAGGATTATAATACAATAATATAGCTCTATGTGCTTCAACTGGTAATGAGAACATTGTTCCATTAAACATGCCTGCCAATAATCCCTCTTTAACAGCTAAATTATAAAATCCTGTCTGTTGTGCAATTGGAGTAAAGTTAACGAAGTCCTTGGCTAATTGCGGCATTACTTCTACATATGACCACATAACTGGAGAATAATGAGCTTGGAACGAATTAGGTGGTTTGTCTGCTTCTATCATACCTAATATAACGAATTGTGCTACTGTTCCTCCTGCACCAGGTACTGATGTATAAGATACAGTATATCCAGGATATTCTTTAGAGAAGTTACTTGCTATCCATTCTAAACCTGGAGGATCTTCAGGACCCCACCAATTTAAAAATGAAACGGTCGTTACTGGAGCTGTTGTTGTTGATACTGTTGTTGGAACTGATGTGGTAACTGTTGTTGTGCTAACCGTTGGGACTGATGTTGTGACTGTTGTTACAGTAGGGACTGTCGTTGTAACTGGCTTTTTAGTTGCATAGTAAGCTGCGACACCTCCCAAAACTATTACAACAATTACTATACCAATTATCCCGTACAATGCCCCTTTACTTATACCTTTTCCTCTGTCTTTCAAAAGGAATACACCTTCTCATACTTTTTTTTCTGCTTATTACTATGTAATTTAAAGTTTTTAAGTTTTCATAATTATATAAAAAAATTAAAATATTAACTTTATAAAACATCAGAAACTTATTATAATATTAAAATCCCCCTAATATTTGTTATTAATTATATAAATCTATTAAATATATGTTTTATAAATTATTATTTTTAACTTATATGCTATATCAAAGGCTTTATTAATAACACCAATAATATAAATAATAAAAGATTGTTTAAATTCAACTATTAGTAATCAATTATCAAATCCTAATTTTCTATACAATACTATTATCATTAAACAGATCATTAAATACCATAGATTAAATTATATTAATTTCTTTGAC includes:
- a CDS encoding alkaline phosphatase family protein — its product is MKVLVLGLDGLSPQILKNALKKVDLPNLEKIIKKGETHSLLSIPPVTPIEWTSIATGVNPAKHGIWGFTKLIKIIDERKDANEKSYKKITAKWRYYTSKDVRFPRFFEISSFKRKNTLVINYPLTWPIEGNWNTANSDIISDTLISPRVETNRDDLKKFLKYFDPGLNPYDKTISYIKGFEKIIEEKSYELYTIILPFPDQAFHKDPDEVLNIRKRSRNIWEEIDSLLAFFLNFDNIFIVSDHGLAAYRKYANPLVPILYGNGYEKNMFTIAYTIVDKLSLYLKIPFRLIIKKTLIRKYFNFLRYRNELYKLNQIEAFTGYESEIEKIGFSHDMHDPADVWTTYFLNDEIRDEIIKIIKNDEVSKYVDIKKCEELFNGIYFPDFPSALFIPKFFNDTYLDFSRYPFSLSRLRLDLRTNHHIYGTFIAYGRGIKEKGKINLSSPLTNYDVSPTVLSSLGLQIPRGIDGKGIIEPIGNPFPYDIAMRIKKI
- the glcU gene encoding glucose ABC transporter permease GlcU; the protein is MGSEIGDKKYKSENYYFRVIKYAILQLVAAALVILWLIPLYALFIGGLKSNIAAASTPALLPPSKPSGEAFYFVWHGFGGIYGLIGLEYPLIREALIALPVAALATLLGTMGAYFFYIIMDRHYILSTIGFAIISLATYLPIETTTVPLIQIVSSLHIYNTYYGVIFAYFMFYTPMAALLMSIFMPSIPKYLLEAAKIDGSNDWIVFWKVMMPLLVPGFLSTFIFTFLEIWNNFFIPILLVSNPNLMLLSIGVRQYAGGYAIIYNRSFAAGVIGSIVPLVIFILLGRYFIRGLAALGGGAKGI
- the glcT gene encoding glucose ABC transporter permease GlcT; translation: MKKQAYLMVIPTLFFSGLLLVTVVWNLWLSFQNWSILVHKPKFVGLSTYQFLFSQYFFKISTTHTIVFTIGLIAIGNLLGLFIAGLLYFIPSNVQRSIYLSIFIYPLAIASSTSALIWEWLLNPTIGIDWLLKLMHLPAPYWLGTPNMSLLSMVMIEIWAYTGLAALFYLAAFMGIDKSIIEAAKLDKAGNFKILFRILIPNSMNGFIISTALLFLFSFRLFTIPFVLGGSATSPTLMTYVMYVYNLFISEYFSASAAMAIIVTIIAAAVILPFAIFGLMKWVFKR
- the glcS gene encoding glucose ABC transporter substrate-binding protein GlcS gives rise to the protein MKDRGKGISKGALYGIIGIVIVVIVLGGVAAYYATKKPVTTTVPTVTTVTTSVPTVSTTTVTTSVPTTVSTTTAPVTTVSFLNWWGPEDPPGLEWIASNFSKEYPGYTVSYTSVPGAGGTVAQFVILGMIEADKPPNSFQAHYSPVMWSYVEVMPQLAKDFVNFTPIAQQTGFYNLAVKEGLLAGMFNGTMFSLPVEAHRAILLYYNPQLLRKYNISYPIMTVQQLVNDTEYLASKGVTNIWVVPGGDGGWDQLNLWENILLGLASEEYGPNGGAKILNEIMYGVINLSDPNIQSLINQTDYDFLLLTKYDYSGWQTGTWSSGLANIINGNAFFQTNGNWVTEYAYIWYHVNAYAPVPPYTNWTNVTLMEQPFPGTWGNYVVNEDSIAVPSVYNPAEQLAITFAKFWDSYNGMEIWTSSGKGVEVWSNGTDFYPTTAQWYDYVTFKNISATDPAAFTISPSDESLFTDTFSAMISQALALQNGGTAYISTFNSQFASIMHQQCSEWQTAAQNGFGFLGMKGSPFADYLPPWVNPTTYTYMSNYTCPSYTW